A window from Vespa velutina chromosome 13, iVesVel2.1, whole genome shotgun sequence encodes these proteins:
- the LOC124953751 gene encoding sushi, von Willebrand factor type A, EGF and pentraxin domain-containing protein 1-like isoform X4, with translation MLMSHWRILLLINGVSFLFAKYSNISEFRSSNTFKIQTADGIDLISTIWNHGKEHNNKNQYLDKNFESSNKMIRRKADLLSHLLKIHINRLRNETDEVELVFLVDGSGSIGLNNFRSELNFVKKLLSEFTVEPLTTRVAIVTFGGRRNINRNVDQISKTGRDNHKCYLLNRQLNNISYTGGGTYTRGALFEALAILEKGREGAKKVIFLITDGFSNGGDPRPVADLLKNAGVMIFTFGIRTGNVKELHDIASNPEYTHSYFLDSFAEFEALARRALHHDLKTGKYVPVAVSSDCDILCMSNEMNKVREKNCCDDLAICSCGITTGHYACICPIGFFGSGFKGSCQPCPNGTYASGYISGDSTSICIPCPDVNHVTLKVPATTVEDCVCAFGFTTDGKKCEVITCPKLKVPENGYLVKANACSNVVNAACGIRCRIGFQLTGDSIRLCGKDGTWSGNEPQCSLKTCPALRAPLHGRVRCQHDDVYQDRMKDDLTSHPIDTRCQFRCDVGYQLRGSKVRNCLPVSRWDGLETTCKPIKCEPLKQLANGMIFPTNCTGPEKLSFAMNCTVLCKEGYKLEGPRSRYCGGRAGVWSQRCSVNRCVDNTPPVIACPSSITIESLPNKNYAYVNWTIPEATDNDSDSVVVWSKPHVVLPRKMKIGTRTIVYVAQDASRNKAKCKFQVKVIDKEPPMVENCIDPPVILSDRETGAINITWNEPGFYDNSKLPIRIEQSHRLEDNAFPIGKTQIIYNATDMYGNIANCILNITVKDVCKNITLSSNKRINCLYNSNETSQCMNICNEGYELVQETTYLGPMNEDMPFKCNSENGTSNDYVISDCLESEQLKTVYVEGNIVLEGDTKSFCNNSTNLRELTDRITEDLKSKLIDICNNDVECNLVSFDPECEDDIFTSKNLYSSLVRFRRNERQDEDKIKRKREKIEIKFKFIGKIIKENLDDPKKGLQKLREKIQLMTHSGELDLLNNKTNQEIAKLALNLHIVFGEIQDFCEPGSIPRKHTCIKCPLGTFHDISARRCRPCPFGEYQDASGSIQCKQCPEHTYTRRMRTKSLQECISVCQPGYYSKRRHHGSIISVEPCISCTFGFYQPKYGQITCLPCPANTTTQNRGSVTINECINLDITKNDICYTKPCLNDGQCLEKEDEDFSCECRDYYVGTQCEIFQNPCRSSPCLNEGLCIVHEANKKMPYYCSCKSAYTGQNCEVYIDECTHNPCQNDGKCVSTENDYVCICKDGFEGDFCETSVNYCDSMPCEKGSTCNIVNQTWYCSCKSGFLGRRCNLLPCDWLPCHENSICINIMEKNATRNSYRCECPIGYTGKDCSRKIDYCSISPCKNGGQCKNISFNYTCICPPSFIGNNCEIELTSDYIMHFVRSSTTNYVMMKGPIKNMSQLTITVWLQSMDTFNYGTVLSYATHDEDNALTVTDYNGFVLYINGHGVVTDIKINDGYWHFLCITWENTNGSWNIFLDGILKDTGTNLAKGLTIPGNGSFIIGQEQDRMGGGFSESESFVGNITLLDIWDSAFTNDYIMHLYRTCEKYYGTLYTWSHILEHIYGDIMIISSHFCRGCSLPVVPFRGNINTTEDLLEATYYCDTGYVLKFGGKEQEVLRRKCLKNGEWEGSDTPKCLKVKCGFPGYFPRGYIRGWSYFFGDEIYYSCISGYELHGSIRRVCKSNGKWSGSPPLCIGVTCKSLLAPENGDIEYIIEENERDDITILQAGQQIEFKCDSGFRLVGEKYLTCLETGIWNHDNPVCIPYSCPPPMNCQRNYILEGTETLTCHSNGTWSAMPSCKHVTCRKPTLPVTAVLKQNETDYNVDDIINFECIPGYRIFGQSTAKCLPNGKWSKMRGRCSKISCGKPVVPPGIIVQGPSYLFREQLAYICPNGKKVGSITCKSDGKWSDPPQCTNK, from the exons atgttaatgtcACATTGGAGAATACTTCTATTAATCAATGgagtttcttttctatttgcaAAGTACTCTAACATAAGTGAATTTCGATCAAGCAATACTTTCAAGATTCAGACCGCCGATGGCATCGATTTAATATCGACAATTTGGAACCATGGCAaggaacataataataaaaatcaatatttagaTAAGAATTTCGAAAGTAGTAACAAAATGATCCGACGAAAGGCAGACTTGTTATCGCATCTTTTAAAGATCCATATAAATCGCTTGAGAAACGAGACCGATGAG GTAGAACTCGTATTCCTCGTGGATGGATCTGGTTCAATTGGtctaaataattttcgtaGCGAACtcaatttcgtaaaaaaactTCTATCAGAATTTACGGTAGAACCTTTAACCACCAGAGTTGCAATCGTCACAtttggaggaagaagaaacatcAATCGTAATGTTGATCAAATATCGAAAACTGGAAGGGACAAtcataaatgttatttacttAACAGGCAACTTAACAACATCAGTTATACCGGTGGTGGAACGTATACGCGTGGTGCGCTTTTTGAAGCTCTC GCTATTCTCGAGAAAGGCCGGGAAGGAGCAAAAAAGGTAATATTTCTCATAACCGATGGCTTCAGCAATGGTGGAGATCCACGCCCTGTTGCTGATCTTTTGAAGAATGCTGGCGTTATGATATTTACTTTTGGGATACGTACGGGCAACGTGAAAGAACTTCACGATATCGCCAGTAATCCTGAATACACTCATAGTTACTTTTTGGATAGTTTCGCCGAATTCGAAGCTTTGGCTCGTCGTGCTTTACATCATG ACTTGAAAACAGGAAAATATGTGCCTGTAGCAGTTAGCAGCGATTGCGATATTTTATGTATGAGCAATGAAATGAACaaagttagagagaaaaactGTTGCGATGATTTAGCGATCTGTTCGTGCGGCATAACAACCGGTCATTACGCTTGTATTTGCCCGATAGGATTCTTTGGTTCTGGTTTTAAAGGTTCTTGCCAAC CATGTCCAAATGGGACGTACGCTTCCGGTTATATTTCTGGAGATTCAACGTCTATCTGTATACCTTGTCCAGATGTTAATCATGTCACTCTGAAGGTACCTGCTACTACAGTGGAAGATTGTGTTTGTGCTTTTGGATTCACTACTGATGGAAAAAAATGTGAAG tCATAACGTGCCCAAAATTAAAAGTACCAGAAAATGGATATCTAGTGAAAGCGAATGCTTGTAGCAACGTGGTGAACGCTGCTTGTGGTATAAGATGTAGAATTGGATTTCAACTGACCGGTGATAGTATTCGACTTTGTGGAAAGGATGGAACTTGGTCTGGTAATGAACCACAGTGTTCAC taAAGACTTGCCCAGCACTGCGAGCACCGCTACATGGACGTGTTCGTTGTCAGCACGACGATGTTTATCAGGATCGAATGAAAGATGATTTAACTTCGCATCCGATCGATACGCGTTGCCAATTTAGATGTGACGTTGGCTACCAATTGCGAGGAAGTAAAGTGCGAAATTGTTTGCCTGTTTCGCGTTGGGATGGTCTGGAAACAACTTGCAAACCGATTAAATGTGAACCTCTAAAGCAATTAGCAAATGGTATGATTTTCCCTACGAACTGCACGGGTCCTGAAAAGTTATCCTTCGCGATGAACTGTACTGTCTTATGCAAAGAAGGATACAAGCTGGAAGGACCACGAAGTAGATACTGTGGTGGACGCGCAGGTGTTTGGTCACAACGTTGCAGCGTCAATCGCTGCGTAg aCAACACACCACCAGTCATTGCATGTCCTTCTTCTATAACCATTGAGAGTTTGCCCAATAAGAATTATGCCTATGTTAACTGGACTATACCAGAAGCTACTGATAACGACAGTGATTCCGTTGTTGTGTGGAGCAAACCACACGTTGTTCTTCCACGGAAGATGAAAATTGGTACTCGTACTATCGTTTATGTAGCGCAAGATGCAAGTAGGAATAAAGCAAAATGTAAATTCCAGGTCAAAGTGATCG ATAAGGAACCACCGATGGTAGAAAATTGTATAGATCCTCCAGTAATACTTTCTGATCGTGAAACTGGAGCGATTAATATCACCTGGAATGAGCCAGGATTTTACGACAATTCGAAGCTACCGATAAGAATCGAGCAAAGTCATCGACTTGAGGATAATGCGTTTCCAATTGGTAAaacacaaattatatataatgccACCGATATGTACGGAAACATTGCGAATTGTATATTAAACATCACTGTTAAAg ATGTATGCAAGAATATTACGTTATCTTCGAACAAGcgtataaattgtttatacaaTTCGAATGAAACGTCACAATGTATGAATATCTGTAATGAAGGCTATGAACTTGTGCAGGAGACAACGTATCTTGGTCCTATGAACGAGGATATGCCATTTAAATGTAACTCGGAAAATGGAACTTCGAACGATTATGTTATATCCGATTGCTTGG AATCTGAACAACTAAAAACTGTATATGTAGAAGGAAATATCGTTCTTGAGGGCGATACTAAATCGTTCTGTAATAACTCAACAAATCTTCGGGAA TTAACCGATCGTATTACTGAAGACTTAAAGTCGAAGCTAATCGACATCTGCAATAATGACGTTGAATGTAATCTTGTGAGCTTTGATCCTGAATGCGAAGACGACATTTTTActtcgaaaaatttatattcaagtTTGGTAAGATTTCGAAGGAATGAAAGGCAAGATGAAgacaaaataaagagaaaaagagaaaagatcgaaattaagtttaaattcattg gaaagataattaaagaaaatttagacGATCCAAAAAAAGGATTGCAAAAGTTAAGAGAAAAGATCCAATTGATGACACATTCTGGAGAATTGGATCTACTAAATAATAAGACTAATCAAGAGATAGCTAAACTTGCACTTAATTTGCACATAGTATTTGGAGAAATACAAGATTTTTGTGAGCCTGGCAGTATACCTAGAAAGCATACTTGCA tAAAATGTCCTTTAGGTACTTTCCACGATATTTCCGCACGACGATGTCGACCATGTCCTTTTGGAGAGTATCAGGATGCAAGTGGATCTATACAATGCAAACAATGTCCTGAACATACTTATACTAGAAGGATGCGTACAAAATCATTACAAGAGTGTATAT cTGTTTGTCAGCCAGGATATTATTCTAAACGTAGACATCATGGATCTATTATATCTGTAGAACCTTGTATATCTTGTACTTTTGGATTTTATCAACCGAAATATGGTCAAATAACATGTCTACCATGTCCCGCGAATACAACTACACAAAATCGTGGTTCTGTAACTATAAATGAATGCATAAATCttgatataacaaaaaatgacATTTGTTATACAAAACCTTGCTTGAATGATGGTCAGTGTTTGgaaaaagaggatgaagaTTTCAGTTGTGAATGTCGTGATTATTATGTTg gcacacaatgtgaaatatttcaaaatccaTGTAGATCTTCACCATGCTTAAATGAAGGATTATGCATTGTACACGaagctaataaaaaaatgccATATTATTGTTCTTGTAAAAGTGCTTATACTGGACAGAATTGTGAG gTTTATATTGATGAATGTACTCATAATCCTTGTCAAAATGATGGAAAATGTGTAAGCACAGAGAAtgattacgtatgtatatgtaaagatGGTTTTGAAG GTGATTTCTGTGAAACATCTGTTAATTATTGTGATTCAATGCCTTGTGAAAAGGGATCAACATGTAACATTGTGAATCAAACATGGTATTGTTCTTGCAAATCTGGCTTTTTAGGACGTCGCTGCAATTTATTACCATGTGATTGGCTTCCTTGTCATGAAAATTCTATTTGTATAAACATCATGGAAAAAAATGCAACAAGAAATAGTTACAG atgcGAATGTCCGATTGGATATACTGGAAAAGATTGCAgtagaaaaatcgattactgTAGTATTTCACCTTGTAAAAATGGTGgacaatgtaaaaatatatcatttaattatacttGTATCTGTCCTCCATCATTTATAGGAAATAACTGTGAAATTG AATTGACATCCGATTATATCATGCATTTTGTGAGATCCAGTACAACTAATTATGTGATGATGAAAGGTCCCATAAAAAATATGTCACag ttaACTATTACTGTGTGGTTGCAATCCATGGACACTTTTAATTACGGCACTGTGCTTTCATATGCAACACATGATGAAGATAATGCGCTTACAGTAACAGATTATAATGG tttcgtattatatatcaatggGCACGGAGTTGTAACTGACATTAAAATTAACGATGGTTATTGGCATTTTCTTTGTATTACATGGGAGAATACTAATGGATcttggaatatttttcttgatgGAATACTTAAAGATACTGGTACAAACTTAGCAAAGGGTTTAACTATTCCAG GTAATGGATCTTTCATTATTGGACAAGAACAAGATCGAATGGGTGGTGGTTTTTCTGAATCAGAATCATTCGTGGGTAATATTACCTTATTAGATATTTGGGATTCGGCTTTTACGAATGATTATATAATGCATTTGTATAGAAcatgtgaaaaatattatggCACTCTTTATACATGGTCTCATATATTGGAACATATATATGGAGATATTATG atcataAGCAGCCATTTTTGTCGTGGTTGCTCATTACCAGTTGTACCATTTAGAGGTAACATAAATACTACAGAAGATTTATTAGAAGCAACTTATTATTGTGATACTGGATATGTCCTTAAATTTGGTGGTAAAGAACAAGAAGTACTAAGAAGAAAATGTCTTAAAAATGGTGAATGGGAAGGTTCCGATACACCTAAATGTCTTA agGTAAAATGCGGCTTTCCTGGATATTTTCCACGTGGCTATATAAGGGGCTGGTCGTATTTTTTCGgggatgaaatttattattcttgtatCAGTGGCTACGAACTTCATGGAAGCATACGTAGAGTATGCAAATCAAATGGAAAATGGAGTGGATCGCCACCTCTTTGTATTG GGGTAACATGTAAAAGTTTATTGGCACCGGAAAATGGAGATATAGAGTACATAAtagaagagaatgagagagatgaCATTACAATTTTGCAG GCAGGGCaacaaattgaatttaaatgtgATTCCGGATTTCGTTTGGTcggtgaaaaatatttaacatgttTAGAAACTGGCATATGGAATCATGATAATCCAGTTTGCATTCCTTACAGTTGTCCACCACCGATgaa TTGTCAACGAAACTATATTCTTGAAGGCACTGAAACATTAACATGTCATTCAAACGGCACATGGTCTGCAATGCCTTCGTGTAAAC ATGTGACTTGTAGAAAACCAACATTACCAGTTACTGCagtattaaaacaaaatgaaactgATTATAATGttgatgatataattaattttgaatgtATACCAGGATATCGAATATTTGGGCAATCAACTGCAAAATGTCTTCCTAATGGAAAATGGTCCAAAATGCGTGGCAGGTGTTCTA AAATATCTTGCGGTAAACCAGTAGTACCACCTGGTATAATTGTTCAGGGTCCATCCTATTTATTTCGAGAACAACTTGCTTATATCTGTCCTAATGGTAAAAAGGTAGGTTCAATTACTTGTAAATCGGATGGAAAATGGAGCGATCCTCCACAATgtactaataaataa